The following are from one region of the Tenacibaculum dicentrarchi genome:
- a CDS encoding bifunctional response regulator/alkaline phosphatase family protein has translation MKNIEILWVDDEIDLLKPHILFLEKKNYSVTTATNGADAIDLVDENNFDIVFLDENMPGITGLETLALIKQKNANLPVVMITKSEEETIMEEAIGSKIADYLIKPVNPNQILLSLKKNLDNSRLISEKTTASYQQEFRKISMDLAMVNSHEEWIKLYKKLIHWELELENINDIGMLSILESQKSEANSQFFKFIKKNYQEWLTSYDKPTFSHTLFKDFIVPELPKEENEKGVLFVVLDNLRYDQYRVLEPFINTCYKKEEEHSYYSILPTATQYARNAIFAGLMPLEMEKKHPNLWKNDTDEGGKNLYEADFLEAQIKRLNLNIKHEYYKIVSLKSGKELADNYNGTKQNDLTVIVYNFVDMLSHAKTEMEVIKELAGDDKAYRSLTVSWFKNSPLYEIIKKAKKLGQKLIITTDHGTINAKNSTKVVGDKNISSNLRYKTGRSLTYENKDVFAVQNPKDIFLPSVAINSPFIFAKEDLFFAYPNNYNHFVKYFKNTYQHGGISLEEVIIPCAIYSPK, from the coding sequence ATGAAAAACATAGAAATCCTTTGGGTTGATGATGAAATCGATTTATTAAAGCCACATATTTTATTTTTAGAAAAGAAAAATTACTCCGTAACAACCGCTACAAATGGTGCTGATGCTATTGATTTAGTAGATGAAAACAATTTTGATATTGTTTTTTTAGATGAAAACATGCCAGGAATAACAGGCTTAGAAACTTTGGCATTGATTAAACAAAAAAACGCCAATCTTCCGGTGGTAATGATTACCAAAAGTGAAGAAGAAACCATAATGGAAGAAGCTATTGGTTCTAAAATTGCCGATTATTTAATAAAACCCGTTAATCCGAACCAAATATTATTAAGTTTAAAAAAAAATTTAGATAATTCTCGATTAATTTCGGAAAAAACAACGGCTAGTTATCAACAAGAATTTAGAAAAATTTCTATGGATTTAGCCATGGTGAATTCACATGAAGAATGGATTAAACTATACAAAAAACTAATACACTGGGAGTTAGAACTAGAAAACATTAATGATATAGGGATGCTTTCTATTTTAGAATCTCAAAAATCAGAAGCAAATTCACAGTTTTTTAAATTTATCAAAAAAAATTACCAAGAATGGCTTACTAGTTACGATAAACCAACATTTTCACATACCTTATTTAAAGATTTTATTGTGCCTGAACTTCCTAAAGAAGAAAATGAAAAAGGGGTATTATTCGTTGTTTTAGATAATTTAAGGTATGATCAATATCGTGTTTTAGAACCTTTTATAAATACCTGTTATAAAAAAGAAGAAGAGCATTCCTATTACAGTATTTTACCTACAGCTACACAATATGCTCGTAACGCCATTTTCGCTGGATTAATGCCCTTAGAAATGGAAAAAAAACATCCTAATTTGTGGAAAAATGATACCGATGAAGGTGGAAAGAATTTATACGAAGCTGATTTTTTAGAAGCACAGATAAAAAGGTTAAATTTAAATATTAAACACGAATATTATAAAATTGTATCGCTTAAAAGCGGAAAAGAATTAGCAGACAATTACAACGGTACAAAGCAAAACGATTTAACGGTTATTGTATATAATTTTGTTGATATGTTATCGCATGCTAAAACAGAAATGGAAGTTATAAAAGAATTGGCGGGTGATGACAAAGCCTACCGATCATTAACTGTTAGTTGGTTTAAAAATTCGCCTTTGTATGAAATTATTAAAAAGGCCAAAAAATTAGGGCAGAAATTAATTATAACAACCGATCACGGAACAATTAATGCCAAAAACTCTACAAAAGTTGTTGGTGATAAAAATATCAGTTCAAATTTGCGTTATAAAACAGGAAGAAGCTTAACCTATGAAAATAAAGATGTATTTGCGGTTCAAAACCCGAAAGACATTTTTTTACCAAGCGTAGCCATAAATAGCCCGTTTATTTTTGCCAAAGAAGACTTGTTTTTCGCTTATCCGAACAACTACAATCACTTTGTGAAGTACTTTAAAAACACCTATCAACACGGAGGAATATCATTAGAAGAAGTGATTATACCCTGTGCGATTTATAGCCCTAAATAA
- the tsaE gene encoding tRNA (adenosine(37)-N6)-threonylcarbamoyltransferase complex ATPase subunit type 1 TsaE, with the protein MNKNYALNELAQIAEEIIKNVPHKVLLFDGDMGVGKTTLIKEICEKLGVNDVAHSPTFSLVNEYQTKNNDTVYHFDFYRIEQEEEAYDMGIEEYLYSNDWCLIEWPENVKNLLPLDAVTIKITLLENGQRNIQLKTNKL; encoded by the coding sequence ATGAACAAAAATTACGCTTTAAACGAACTAGCTCAAATAGCCGAAGAAATTATTAAAAACGTACCGCATAAAGTTTTGCTTTTTGATGGTGATATGGGTGTTGGCAAAACTACTTTAATAAAAGAAATATGTGAGAAATTAGGTGTTAATGACGTTGCTCATTCACCCACTTTTTCATTAGTAAACGAATACCAAACAAAAAATAACGATACAGTATATCATTTTGATTTTTACCGTATTGAACAAGAAGAAGAGGCCTACGACATGGGTATTGAAGAGTATTTATACAGTAATGATTGGTGTTTAATTGAATGGCCTGAAAACGTTAAAAATTTACTACCTTTAGATGCTGTTACTATTAAAATTACTCTTTTAGAAAATGGACAACGCAATATTCAATTAAAAACTAACAAACTATAA
- a CDS encoding ATP-dependent DNA helicase RecQ gives MNTEETELYGSLKKIFGFNQFKGLQKVVVKSILNNENTFVIMPTGGGKSLCYQLPALMKEGTAIVVSPLIALMKNQVDAIRGISEEHGIAHVLNSSLNKAEIAQVKSDIESGITKLLYVAPESLVKEEYAAFLRQQNISFVAIDEAHCISEWGHDFRPEYRNLRNIIKQIDNVPIIGLTATATEKVQEDILKTLGMSDANVFKASFNRPNLFYEVCPKTKDIEKDIIRFIKQRIGKTGIIYCLSRKKVEEISQVLQVNGINALPYHAGLDAKKRAKHQDMFLMEDCDVIVATIAFGMGIDKPDVRYVIHHDIPKSLESYYQETGRAGRDGGEGYCLTFYSYKDIEKLEKFMANKPVAEQEVGHALLQEVVGYAETSMNRRKYILHYFGEEFDEVNGEGAMLDDNMKNPKKQNEAQNEVKTLLSVIRDTNEMYKPKEVVNTIIGAENALLKSHKTTAQPFFGIGKDKNNHYWMALIRQILVVDLIKKEIEQYGVLKLTEKGKQFIENPKSFMMTENHVYATDDDGIIISTTKEATGAVDTKLVKMLKELRKSVGKRLGVPPYAVFQDPSLEDMALKYPVNLEELSKVHGVGEGKSRKFGKDFVKLITSYVAENEIMRPDDLIVKSTGVNSGLKLFIIQNTDRKLPLEDISKSKGLAMNELIKEMEAIVFSGTKLNIDYAVEDLLDEDQQEEIHDYFMESESDKIQDALDEFDGDYDEDELRLMRIKFTSEIAN, from the coding sequence ATGAATACAGAGGAGACGGAGTTATACGGATCATTAAAGAAAATATTTGGTTTTAACCAATTTAAAGGTTTACAGAAAGTTGTTGTAAAAAGTATTTTAAACAACGAAAATACATTTGTAATAATGCCAACTGGAGGAGGTAAATCTCTTTGTTACCAGTTGCCTGCATTGATGAAAGAAGGTACAGCGATTGTTGTATCGCCATTAATAGCTTTGATGAAAAATCAAGTAGATGCTATTAGAGGTATTTCGGAAGAGCATGGTATTGCACATGTGTTAAATTCATCTTTAAATAAAGCAGAAATTGCACAGGTAAAATCAGATATTGAATCAGGAATTACCAAGTTGTTGTATGTAGCACCTGAATCGTTAGTAAAAGAAGAATATGCTGCTTTCTTAAGACAGCAAAATATTTCTTTTGTAGCTATTGATGAAGCGCATTGTATTTCTGAATGGGGGCATGATTTTAGACCAGAGTATAGGAATTTACGTAACATTATTAAGCAAATTGATAATGTGCCAATCATTGGTTTAACAGCAACTGCTACCGAAAAAGTACAAGAAGATATTTTGAAAACATTAGGTATGAGTGATGCCAATGTATTTAAAGCATCTTTTAATAGACCAAATTTGTTTTATGAAGTATGCCCGAAAACAAAAGATATTGAGAAAGATATCATTCGTTTTATAAAACAACGAATAGGAAAAACAGGTATTATATACTGTTTAAGTCGTAAAAAAGTAGAAGAAATTTCTCAAGTTTTACAAGTAAATGGTATTAATGCTCTTCCTTATCATGCAGGATTAGATGCTAAAAAACGAGCAAAGCATCAAGATATGTTTTTGATGGAAGATTGTGATGTTATCGTAGCTACAATAGCCTTTGGTATGGGAATAGATAAACCAGATGTACGCTATGTAATTCACCATGATATTCCTAAAAGTTTAGAGAGTTATTATCAAGAAACTGGTAGAGCAGGGCGTGATGGTGGCGAAGGGTATTGCTTAACTTTTTACTCTTACAAAGATATTGAAAAATTAGAGAAGTTTATGGCTAACAAACCTGTTGCAGAGCAGGAGGTTGGACATGCACTTTTACAAGAAGTTGTAGGGTATGCTGAAACTTCAATGAACAGACGTAAGTATATTCTTCATTATTTTGGAGAAGAATTTGACGAAGTAAATGGAGAAGGAGCTATGTTAGATGATAACATGAAAAATCCTAAAAAACAAAATGAAGCTCAAAATGAGGTAAAAACATTATTGTCGGTTATTAGAGATACCAACGAAATGTACAAACCTAAAGAAGTAGTTAATACAATTATTGGTGCTGAAAATGCCTTGTTAAAATCACACAAAACAACGGCACAGCCTTTTTTCGGAATTGGAAAAGACAAAAATAATCATTATTGGATGGCGTTAATTCGTCAAATATTAGTAGTCGATTTAATTAAGAAAGAAATTGAACAATATGGAGTTTTAAAACTAACAGAAAAAGGAAAGCAATTTATTGAAAATCCGAAGTCATTTATGATGACTGAAAATCATGTCTATGCTACAGATGATGATGGAATAATAATATCAACAACCAAAGAAGCAACAGGAGCTGTAGATACGAAATTGGTAAAAATGCTAAAAGAGTTACGAAAAAGCGTTGGAAAGCGTTTAGGTGTTCCTCCTTATGCTGTTTTTCAAGATCCTTCATTAGAAGATATGGCATTGAAATATCCTGTAAATTTAGAAGAATTATCTAAAGTTCATGGTGTTGGAGAAGGAAAATCTAGAAAATTTGGTAAAGACTTTGTAAAGCTTATTACAAGTTATGTAGCCGAAAATGAAATTATGCGACCTGATGATTTAATCGTTAAAAGTACGGGAGTAAATTCAGGATTAAAATTATTTATTATTCAAAATACCGATAGAAAATTACCTTTAGAAGATATTTCAAAATCGAAAGGATTGGCTATGAACGAGCTAATCAAAGAAATGGAAGCGATTGTGTTTTCTGGAACAAAATTAAATATAGATTATGCTGTTGAAGATTTGTTAGATGAAGACCAGCAAGAAGAAATACACGATTATTTCATGGAATCGGAATCTGATAAAATTCAAGATGCTTTAGATGAATTTGATGGTGATTATGATGAAGATGAATTGCGATTAATGCGGATTAAATTTACAAGTGAAATTGCAAATTAA
- the lpxD gene encoding UDP-3-O-(3-hydroxymyristoyl)glucosamine N-acyltransferase produces MKFTAKQIADILEGEIVGNANAEVSKLSKIEEGTTGALSFLSNSKYNAYIYSTKASVVIVNKSFEPEKNIEATLIKVTDAYASFSKLLEFYNEVKNNKQGRENPHFIASSASIGKQEYIGAFTYIGENVVLGDNVKIYPNSSIGDNVKISDNTTIFAGVKIYSETQIGRNCKIHSGCVIGSDGFGFAPTETGEYKAVPQIGNVIIEDNVDIGANTTIDRATLGSTIIRKGVKLDNQIQVAHNVEIGENTVIASQTGIAGSAKIGENCMIGGQVGIVGHITIGNNVQIQAKSGIGKSLKDKDVVQGTPAFGYNAYNKSYVHFKNLPKLASKIDKIEKELNAQKIKNE; encoded by the coding sequence ATGAAATTTACAGCAAAACAAATAGCAGACATTTTAGAGGGAGAAATAGTTGGTAATGCCAATGCAGAAGTTTCTAAATTATCTAAAATAGAAGAAGGTACAACAGGGGCGTTAAGTTTTTTGTCTAATTCTAAATATAACGCTTATATATATTCTACAAAAGCATCTGTAGTAATTGTAAATAAGTCTTTTGAGCCAGAAAAAAATATAGAAGCAACGTTAATAAAAGTAACGGATGCTTATGCGTCATTTTCTAAATTATTAGAATTTTATAATGAAGTAAAAAACAATAAACAAGGGCGTGAAAACCCTCATTTTATAGCTAGTTCAGCATCTATAGGTAAGCAAGAATATATCGGTGCTTTTACATATATTGGTGAAAATGTTGTTTTGGGTGATAATGTGAAAATTTACCCAAATTCATCTATCGGCGACAATGTTAAAATTAGCGATAACACCACTATTTTTGCTGGTGTAAAAATTTACTCAGAAACCCAAATAGGTAGGAATTGTAAAATTCATTCAGGCTGTGTTATTGGTTCTGATGGTTTTGGTTTTGCACCTACGGAAACAGGCGAATATAAAGCAGTTCCTCAAATAGGAAATGTTATTATAGAAGATAATGTTGATATTGGCGCTAATACTACTATTGATAGAGCTACTTTAGGATCAACAATTATACGTAAGGGAGTAAAGTTAGACAATCAAATACAGGTTGCTCATAATGTTGAAATTGGTGAAAACACCGTAATTGCTTCGCAAACAGGTATTGCAGGTTCTGCAAAAATTGGTGAAAATTGTATGATTGGTGGTCAAGTTGGTATTGTAGGACATATTACTATTGGTAATAATGTACAAATACAAGCTAAGTCAGGAATTGGTAAAAGCTTAAAAGATAAAGACGTAGTACAGGGAACTCCTGCTTTTGGTTATAATGCCTACAATAAATCATACGTTCATTTTAAAAATTTACCAAAATTAGCATCAAAAATAGATAAAATAGAAAAAGAGTTAAATGCTCAAAAAATAAAAAATGAGTAA
- a CDS encoding alanine dehydrogenase — protein sequence MSLISPFTKAQLMPQPEMLEIKKQKGELFIGVPKETHFEEKRICLTPDAVAALVCQGHRVVIETGAGDGANYSDHLYAEAGAKISYNIKDAFSCAIVLKVAPPSLDEIKMLHPQAILISTLQLKTRTKKYFEALSKKRITAIAFDYMKDEQGLHPILKSLSEIAGIASIHIAAELMTTSNGGNGLLLGNISGVPPTNVVILGAGTVGEFATKSAIGLGARIKVFDNSISKLRHLQHSVQSPIYTSTIQPKSLQKALMRCDVVIAALRGKDRSPIIATENMVKKMKDGAVIVDVSIDRGGCFETSKITTHSKPTFTKHGVIHYCVPNIPSRYARTASVSISNIFMPYLLSIAEEGGFENASRYNNSLRNSMYFYHGISTNKTVSDWFDLPYRDINLLIL from the coding sequence ATGAGCCTTATATCCCCTTTTACCAAAGCGCAATTAATGCCACAACCTGAAATGCTTGAAATAAAAAAGCAGAAAGGGGAACTATTTATAGGAGTACCTAAAGAAACGCATTTTGAAGAGAAACGCATTTGCCTAACCCCTGATGCTGTTGCCGCTTTGGTTTGTCAAGGACACCGAGTTGTAATTGAAACTGGAGCTGGCGATGGCGCTAATTATAGTGACCATTTATATGCTGAAGCAGGCGCAAAAATTTCCTATAATATTAAAGACGCTTTTTCATGTGCCATTGTTTTAAAAGTAGCACCTCCTTCTTTAGATGAAATAAAAATGTTACATCCGCAAGCTATTTTAATTTCTACATTACAATTAAAAACACGCACTAAAAAATATTTTGAAGCACTCTCTAAAAAACGAATTACTGCCATCGCTTTTGATTATATGAAAGATGAGCAAGGATTACACCCTATTTTAAAATCGTTAAGTGAAATTGCAGGAATTGCTTCTATTCATATTGCTGCCGAATTAATGACAACATCTAACGGTGGAAATGGACTTTTATTAGGAAATATAAGTGGTGTTCCTCCTACAAATGTTGTTATTTTAGGAGCAGGTACTGTTGGTGAATTTGCTACCAAATCGGCAATTGGTTTAGGTGCTCGAATAAAAGTTTTTGATAATTCAATTAGTAAACTTAGACATTTACAACACAGCGTACAATCGCCTATTTATACCTCAACAATTCAGCCTAAAAGCTTACAAAAAGCTTTAATGCGTTGCGATGTAGTGATTGCAGCTCTTAGAGGAAAAGACCGATCGCCTATTATTGCTACAGAAAATATGGTTAAAAAAATGAAAGACGGTGCCGTTATTGTCGATGTAAGTATTGATCGTGGAGGATGTTTTGAAACCTCAAAAATAACCACACATAGCAAGCCAACCTTTACAAAGCATGGCGTAATTCATTATTGTGTACCTAATATTCCTTCAAGATATGCCCGAACAGCCTCGGTTTCTATTAGTAATATTTTTATGCCATATTTATTAAGTATTGCTGAAGAAGGAGGCTTTGAAAATGCTAGTCGCTACAATAATAGCTTACGAAATAGCATGTATTTTTACCACGGAATTTCAACAAACAAAACCGTATCAGATTGGTTTGATTTACCTTATAGAGATATTAATTTATTAATTTTATAA
- a CDS encoding HD domain-containing protein encodes MKNRKPNKLKIINDPIYGFITIPNSLIFDIIEHPYFQRLRRVSQMGLSNMVYPGANHTRFHHAIGCMHLMQKAVHVLRNKEVVISDDEANALYVAILLHDIGHGAFSHALEHSIVSGVSHEEISLKFMKALNDEFDGKLSLAIQIFEGKYPRKFLYQLISSQLDIDRLDYLKRDSFYTGVTEGNISSDRLIAMMNVVKDQLVIEEKGIYSVEQFIIARRLMYWQVYLHKTGLVVENTLVNVLKRAKELASKGIDLPAGKALKHFLYNPITQINFTKDTLEIFAELDDYDVMSAIKEWVHHNDFVLSCLAKMIIRRNLLKIEIQKEPFDDDYIAKIHKKVLENTDIKIADLNYFVLSNKIKHQAYITKNPIKIYTKKGKLKDIAKASDQLNLKALTKPVVKYYVCYPKKTQLV; translated from the coding sequence TTGAAAAACAGAAAACCGAATAAATTAAAAATTATAAACGACCCTATTTATGGGTTTATAACCATCCCAAATTCTTTAATATTTGATATTATTGAGCATCCTTATTTTCAACGTTTAAGAAGGGTTTCTCAAATGGGCTTGTCTAATATGGTGTATCCTGGAGCAAATCATACCCGTTTTCATCATGCAATTGGTTGCATGCACCTAATGCAAAAAGCAGTGCATGTTTTAAGAAATAAAGAAGTTGTTATTTCTGATGATGAAGCAAATGCCTTATATGTAGCTATTTTATTGCATGATATTGGTCATGGGGCTTTTTCGCATGCTTTAGAACATAGTATTGTTAGTGGTGTTTCACACGAGGAAATTTCATTGAAATTTATGAAAGCCTTAAATGATGAGTTTGATGGCAAGCTGAGTTTGGCTATTCAAATTTTTGAAGGAAAATATCCTCGAAAATTTTTATATCAATTAATATCGAGTCAATTAGATATTGATCGGTTAGATTATTTAAAAAGAGATAGTTTTTACACAGGAGTAACTGAAGGAAATATTTCGTCTGACAGGTTAATAGCCATGATGAACGTGGTAAAAGACCAATTAGTAATTGAAGAAAAAGGGATTTATTCGGTAGAACAATTTATTATTGCTCGTCGTTTAATGTATTGGCAAGTGTATTTGCATAAAACAGGTTTGGTCGTTGAAAACACGCTGGTAAATGTATTAAAAAGAGCCAAAGAACTTGCTAGTAAAGGCATTGATTTACCTGCAGGAAAAGCCTTAAAGCATTTTTTATACAATCCAATTACGCAAATTAATTTTACAAAAGATACTTTAGAGATATTCGCAGAATTAGATGATTATGATGTAATGTCGGCAATAAAAGAATGGGTACATCACAACGATTTTGTACTTTCTTGTTTAGCAAAAATGATTATCCGTAGAAATTTATTAAAAATAGAAATTCAGAAAGAGCCTTTTGATGATGATTATATTGCTAAAATTCATAAAAAAGTTTTAGAAAACACCGATATAAAAATAGCTGACTTAAATTATTTTGTATTATCGAATAAGATTAAACATCAGGCGTATATTACTAAAAACCCAATTAAAATTTATACAAAAAAAGGCAAACTTAAAGATATCGCTAAAGCTTCTGATCAATTAAACTTGAAAGCTTTAACCAAGCCAGTTGTTAAATATTATGTGTGTTATCCTAAAAAAACACAATTAGTTTAA
- a CDS encoding DUF4258 domain-containing protein has translation MQLLKRFGYYAIGLTFGSLVVFFIWKGKDVSFDYGMDARTLKTIRVRERLFSAQAKQILATTSIDSATITTIFKNGDVNFGKSKPRLKPCPKYFITGKDSLKNIDLHVIRCKNTTTIDKITIHKKE, from the coding sequence ATGCAATTATTAAAACGTTTTGGGTATTACGCCATAGGATTAACTTTTGGTTCTTTAGTCGTATTTTTTATATGGAAAGGAAAAGATGTTTCTTTTGATTACGGAATGGATGCTCGTACTTTAAAAACAATTCGTGTTAGAGAACGCTTATTTTCAGCACAAGCGAAACAAATTTTAGCTACCACAAGTATTGACAGCGCTACAATTACAACTATTTTTAAAAATGGCGATGTTAATTTTGGCAAAAGCAAACCCCGCTTAAAACCCTGCCCTAAATATTTTATTACAGGAAAAGACAGTTTAAAAAATATTGATTTACACGTTATCAGGTGTAAAAACACAACCACTATTGATAAAATAACGATACATAAAAAAGAATAA